Proteins encoded within one genomic window of Aquarana catesbeiana isolate 2022-GZ linkage group LG03, ASM4218655v1, whole genome shotgun sequence:
- the LOC141134153 gene encoding olfactory receptor 6Q1-like, giving the protein MVERNQTVVLEFLLLGFGKLHNLTILVFVLFLIIHIMALTSNFLVIVLVVVNQSLHCPVYFFLSQLSLSEILFTSNIVPNMLWLILVGGGNVSVSRCLTQFYLLGVPTIAQCLLLAAMSFDRQVAICKPLHYTIIMTFGNQVQIVISCWLLGFMLSFIIYIFLTRLEFCGPNIINHFYCDIAPVVELSCSDVSVVELVTSLVSFPVILSPFLFISATYISILHTILKIPTTTGRQKAFSTCSSHLTIVCVYYGTLTSIYIFPPGSNSVNINKGLSLLYTLVTPLFNPLIYSLRNQDIRRAINKHTQIWSRFLAT; this is encoded by the coding sequence ATGGTTGAGAGGAACCAGACAGTAGTCCTAGAATTTTTGCTCTTGGGATTCGGAAAGCTCCATAACCTCACGATTTTAGTTTTTGtcttgtttttaattatacatataATGGCGTTAACAAGCAATTTTCTTGTCATTGTCTTGGTGGTGGTCAACCAGAGTCTCCATTGCCCCGTGTACTTCTTTCTCAGCCAGCTGTCTTTGTCTGAAATCCTCTTCACTAGTAACATTGTGCCCAACATGTTATGGCTGATTCTGGTTGGTGGTGGTAACGTGTCTGTTAGCAGATGTCTTACCCAGTTCTACTTGTTGGGTGTCCCTACCATTGCTCAATGTTTGCTGTTAGCTGCCATGTCCTTCGATCGACAAGTGGCCATTTGTAAACCTTTACATTATACTATAATCATGACCTTTGGAAATCAAGTTCAAATAGTCATCTCTTGTTGGTTGCTGGGCTTCATGCTgtcatttataatatatattttcttaaCCAGGTTAGAGTTCTGTGGTCCAAATATTATCAATCATTTCTACTGCGATATTGCTCCAGTGGTAGAACTTTCATGTTCGGACGTCTCAGTTGTGGAATTGGTCACTTCTTTAGTGTCTTTTCCTGTCATTCTTTCTCCATTTCTCTTCATTTCAGCCACCTATATCTCCATCCTTCATACAATCCTGAAGATTCCAACCACCACCGGCAGACAGAAGGCCTTCTCTACTTGCAGCTCCCACCTGACCATTGTGTGTGTTTATTATGGAACCCTTACGTCCATTTATATTTTTCCACCGGGCAGTAATTCGGTCAATATAAACAAAGGTCTGTCTTTGCTTTACACCCTGGTGACACCATTATTCAATCCTCTGATCTACAGCCTACGGAACCAAGATATTCGCAGAGCCATTAACAAACATACTCAAATATGGAGCAGATTTCTAGCAACTTAA